In a single window of the Biomphalaria glabrata chromosome 5, xgBioGlab47.1, whole genome shotgun sequence genome:
- the LOC129926333 gene encoding AAC-rich mRNA clone AAC11 protein-like — protein MTNIHTTHIKQGTPNNNSHQTGHPQQYIKRGTNNNTSNGASTTTHIKQGTNNNSHQRAPTTTHQTGHPQQHIKRGTHNNTSNGHQQQLTSKGTHNNTSNGAPTTTHQTGHQQQHIKRGTNNNTSNGAPTTTHQTGHQQQHIKRGTNNNSHETGHPQQHIKRGTHNNTSNGAPTTTHQTGHPQQHIKRGTHNNTSNGAPTTTHQTGHQQQLT, from the coding sequence AtgacaaacatacatacaacacACATCAAACAAGGCACTCCCAACAACAACTCACATCAAACAGGGCACCCACAACAATACATCAAACGGGGcaccaacaacaacacatcAAACGGGGCATCAACAACAACTCACATCAAACAGGGCACCAACAACAACTCACATCAAAGGGCACCCACAACAACACATCAAACGGGGCACCCACAACAACACATCAAACGGGGCACCCACAACAACACATCAAACGGGCACCAACAACAACTCACATCAAAGGGCACCCACAACAACACATCAAACGGGGcaccaacaacaacacatcAAACGGGGcaccaacaacaacacatcAAACGGGGcaccaacaacaacacatcAAACGGGGcaccaacaacaacacatcAAACGGGGcaccaacaacaacacatcAAACGGGGCACCAACAACAACTCACATGAAACAGGGCACCCACAACAACACATCAAACGGGGCACCCACAACAACACATCAAACGGGGcaccaacaacaacacatcAAACGGGGCACCCACAACAACACATCAAACGGGGCACCCACAACAACACATCAAACGGGGCACCCACAACAACACATCAAACGGGGCACCAACAACAACTCACATGA